A stretch of the Sorangium aterium genome encodes the following:
- a CDS encoding type II secretion system F family protein — MAEFVWEARGRTGEIRKGTMEAENEAAVQNRLRAQQLNPTRVKKKGAQFSLNLNFGSGVEAKDLVKFIRQFATMIDAGLPLVQCLEILSNQEPNKVFQAALKDIKNTVEQGATFSDALRRHPKIFDDLFVNLVQAGEVGGILDSILNRLAIYIEKRVKLARQVRGALAYPIAVIVIMVVVMIVLMSFVIPSFETMFAEFGAKDALPQLTKIVIAVSKTFVTYLPLIVVLTAAAAFGATYFYRSPAGKRMVHRLILRLPIIGPVMQKIAVARFSRTLGTLLGSGVPILDALDIVAKTAGNVVVEEGLMYSRQKISEGKNMAEPLGEMNVFPGMVVQMVAVGEQTGALDTMLNKIADFYEEEVDVAVAALTSLLEPLLMVIVGGMVGVVLISMYLPIFDLAGKIKAE; from the coding sequence ATGGCGGAGTTCGTTTGGGAGGCGCGCGGCCGCACCGGAGAGATCCGGAAGGGCACCATGGAGGCCGAGAACGAGGCGGCGGTGCAGAACCGCCTCCGCGCTCAGCAGCTCAACCCCACCCGGGTCAAGAAGAAGGGGGCGCAGTTCAGCCTCAACCTGAACTTCGGCTCGGGCGTCGAGGCGAAGGACCTCGTCAAGTTCATCCGCCAGTTCGCGACGATGATCGACGCGGGCCTCCCGCTGGTCCAGTGCCTCGAGATCCTCTCGAACCAGGAGCCGAACAAGGTCTTCCAGGCGGCGCTGAAGGACATCAAGAACACGGTCGAGCAGGGCGCCACGTTCAGCGACGCGCTCCGGCGCCACCCGAAGATCTTCGACGACCTGTTCGTCAACCTCGTCCAGGCCGGCGAGGTGGGCGGCATCCTCGACAGCATCCTGAACCGGCTCGCGATCTACATCGAGAAGCGCGTGAAGCTCGCGCGCCAGGTGCGCGGCGCGCTCGCGTACCCGATCGCCGTCATCGTGATCATGGTCGTCGTCATGATCGTGCTGATGTCGTTCGTCATCCCGTCCTTCGAGACGATGTTCGCGGAGTTCGGCGCGAAGGACGCGCTCCCGCAGCTCACGAAGATCGTCATCGCGGTCTCGAAGACGTTCGTCACCTACCTCCCGCTCATCGTCGTCCTGACCGCGGCCGCGGCCTTCGGCGCGACCTACTTCTACCGCTCGCCGGCCGGCAAGCGGATGGTGCACCGCCTCATCCTCAGGCTCCCCATCATCGGCCCGGTCATGCAGAAGATCGCCGTCGCGCGGTTCTCGCGCACGCTCGGCACGCTGCTCGGCTCCGGCGTGCCGATCCTCGATGCGCTCGACATCGTCGCGAAGACGGCCGGCAACGTCGTCGTGGAGGAGGGCCTCATGTACTCCCGCCAGAAGATCTCCGAAGGGAAGAACATGGCCGAGCCGCTCGGCGAGATGAACGTCTTCCCTGGCATGGTCGTGCAGATGGTCGCGGTCGGCGAGCAGACCGGCGCCCTCGACACCATGCTCAACAAGATCGCCGACTTCTATGAAGAGGAGGTCGACGTCGCCGTCGCCGCGCTGACGTCGCTGCTCGAGCCGCTCCTCATGGTGATCGTCGGCGGCATGGTGGGCGTCGTGCTCATCTCGATGTACCTGCCGATCTTCGATCTCGCCGGCAAGATCAAGGCGGAGTGA
- a CDS encoding MlaC/ttg2D family ABC transporter substrate-binding protein translates to MNHLFAAAFSLLALTLGPVGLASAGPATDVVKARQTALFDLLKKGGVENQKKVGAVFDEMLDYSALAEASLGSEWAARTDAEKKQFSELLKQLVRKAYERNLKKTLDFNVEYLGETDSKGVMTVKTKAVSKKDAREEPVEIAFKLSQKGGAWLVQDIVTEGVSLVGSYRAQFTKIIKKDGLPALIQKMKDKLAKGDV, encoded by the coding sequence ATGAACCATCTCTTCGCGGCGGCGTTCTCGCTGCTCGCGCTCACGCTCGGCCCGGTGGGCCTCGCCAGCGCCGGGCCGGCGACGGACGTCGTCAAGGCCAGGCAGACGGCCCTGTTCGACCTCCTGAAGAAGGGGGGGGTCGAGAACCAGAAGAAGGTGGGCGCGGTCTTCGACGAGATGCTCGATTACTCGGCGCTGGCGGAGGCCTCGCTGGGTAGCGAGTGGGCCGCGCGGACCGACGCCGAGAAGAAGCAGTTCAGCGAGCTCCTCAAGCAGCTCGTGCGCAAGGCCTACGAGCGCAACCTGAAGAAGACGCTCGACTTCAACGTCGAGTACCTCGGCGAGACCGACAGCAAGGGCGTCATGACGGTCAAGACCAAGGCCGTCTCCAAGAAGGACGCGCGCGAGGAGCCGGTCGAGATCGCCTTCAAGCTCTCCCAGAAGGGGGGCGCCTGGCTCGTGCAGGACATCGTCACCGAGGGCGTGAGCCTGGTGGGGAGCTACCGCGCCCAGTTCACGAAGATCATCAAGAAGGATGGGCTCCCGGCGCTCATCCAGAAAATGAAGGACAAGCTCGCCAAGGGCGACGTCTGA
- a CDS encoding DUF4911 domain-containing protein: MLVQHVLVHPADVVFVKSIVEASDGVALLLADRGGEITLAAPLGRGDELAELLLDLERDVGARRRDALR, encoded by the coding sequence ATGCTGGTGCAGCACGTCCTTGTCCATCCAGCGGACGTCGTGTTCGTGAAGAGCATCGTCGAGGCGAGCGACGGCGTCGCGCTCCTGCTCGCGGATCGCGGCGGAGAGATCACGCTCGCGGCGCCGCTCGGTCGGGGCGACGAGCTCGCCGAGCTCCTGCTCGATCTCGAGCGCGATGTCGGGGCGCGCCGCCGCGACGCGCTGCGCTGA
- a CDS encoding aspartate kinase, with protein MAEQPSNRAQQEGSPCEPGAPPARAGRPIIVQKYGGSSVADVDRIGKVAERVVAAKRAGNDVVVVVSAMGKTTDGLLALARQAASAAADPPRRELDMLLSTGERVSMALLSIAIQARGFEAISFTGSQSGILTNDRHFDARIIEVRPFRIEDELARGRIVIVAGYQGMSYRREITTLGRGGSDTTAVALAAALSAERCEIYSDVDGVYSADPRVVPDARHLPELDCAVLQEMAECGAKVVCAQAVEWARRSGVALYARSTFDTGPGARETVVRRFAPGSAPKALAARAIVAEGNVVLARAHGGLRLDEVLRAAGELGLGFRDLSFGHGGGALVIPLLNVPEWQGARRKLAALLPSLELVEGLAAVSVVGDGLSATAEPLARFVEVLGRAGIAPRFTVAGPLRLGALVDAADVAAAQRLLHASFVGG; from the coding sequence ATGGCCGAGCAGCCGTCGAACCGCGCCCAGCAGGAGGGCTCGCCGTGCGAGCCGGGCGCCCCGCCCGCGAGGGCGGGCCGTCCGATCATCGTGCAGAAGTACGGCGGCTCATCGGTCGCCGACGTCGACAGGATCGGCAAGGTCGCCGAGCGCGTCGTCGCCGCGAAGCGCGCCGGCAACGACGTCGTCGTCGTGGTCAGCGCGATGGGCAAGACGACCGACGGCCTGCTCGCGCTCGCCCGGCAGGCGGCGAGCGCCGCCGCGGATCCTCCCCGGCGCGAGCTCGACATGCTGCTCTCGACCGGCGAGCGCGTCTCGATGGCGCTCCTCTCGATCGCCATCCAGGCGCGGGGCTTCGAGGCGATCTCGTTCACGGGCTCCCAGTCCGGCATCCTCACGAACGATCGCCACTTCGACGCGCGGATCATCGAGGTCCGCCCGTTCCGCATCGAGGACGAGCTCGCCCGCGGTCGCATCGTGATCGTCGCCGGCTACCAGGGGATGAGCTACCGCCGTGAGATCACGACGCTCGGCCGCGGGGGCTCCGACACGACGGCCGTGGCGCTCGCGGCGGCGCTCAGCGCCGAGCGCTGCGAGATCTACAGCGACGTCGACGGCGTGTACTCGGCCGACCCGCGGGTCGTCCCGGACGCTCGCCACCTGCCCGAGCTCGACTGCGCGGTCCTCCAGGAGATGGCCGAGTGCGGCGCGAAGGTCGTCTGCGCCCAGGCGGTCGAGTGGGCGCGGCGATCCGGCGTGGCCCTGTACGCGCGGTCGACCTTCGATACCGGCCCCGGCGCGCGGGAGACGGTGGTGCGCCGGTTCGCGCCGGGCTCGGCGCCGAAGGCGCTCGCGGCGCGCGCGATCGTCGCCGAGGGCAACGTCGTCCTCGCGCGGGCTCACGGCGGGCTCCGGCTCGACGAGGTCCTCCGCGCGGCGGGCGAGCTCGGGCTGGGCTTCCGGGATCTCTCCTTCGGTCACGGCGGCGGCGCGCTCGTGATCCCGCTCCTCAACGTGCCCGAGTGGCAGGGGGCCAGGCGAAAGCTCGCCGCGCTGCTGCCGTCGCTCGAGCTCGTCGAGGGGCTCGCGGCGGTCAGCGTCGTCGGCGACGGGCTCTCCGCGACGGCGGAGCCGCTCGCGCGCTTCGTCGAGGTCCTCGGGCGCGCCGGCATCGCGCCGCGTTTCACGGTCGCGGGCCCCCTGCGCCTCGGCGCCCTCGTCGACGCCGCGGACGTCGCGGCCGCGCAGCGCCTGCTGCACGCGTCGTTCGTCGGCGGCTGA
- a CDS encoding tetratricopeptide repeat protein, producing MAAGQRRGRSARALGLAPSIRALAPGGGAAPRPPDDRPVLRLAVSKGALAIELGEPFALGPLRVTELVVRLAGIRFPVDLSGGVARFRHRRGQLVRLSVEAQGTELAGWAAPRLRGLLGDGAPQLIIAPIEDGALVALRSGEAALAFDVAVAPAERALRLLPERARGIGLAAPPHALALQALSMMAGAHGRLVEGAIVLDAAVERIVRLLLPAAGARAPAVEGVQWAVVSAEAGRFCAEGALGAAPPALGDRALRALEVAELAGAADELASAGGLDEARRAYLAALERAPRHPEISSRLAWLDLVIGERAEGALSTVVDAMPAVDAGLLGGALLEAVGDRDGAFSALARAAHAEPYGPLAALAWLRAAALADAVDVRLDALNLGVARAPGIEALRWARLDARLDVADVRGALADAEHLEASARGAEARHAVSRRAAEAFLARGDVADARVLFERALRYAPESPDVVAGLARSLRAAGEGRRALDLLARARALAARSGAPACALDLELGRGLAEIAGDLPAAIARVRGVPPGVPEALEARLLEGRWCAGLGDLGGASVALGRLRDAVELALQGRADDAGPARARGAPFGDGAAAVAALLAEAAEIEERSRGDLLAAQRHLGLALRLRPRDPGITAAFRRVSGEIARPIAPAPAAPPVPVQRPSAAEQRIEVHVAAPRRRTLPPEPVVVAPAPNKPPPGPRAPAAPPKAAPVDPGIIDEMPTLDGTDTSTDLTAPIPSSVTLAEGQVPLARAFGVDDELLAERLADRLRADPADQAVAMALADALERLGRDLDLLALLSARMEEGDAAVRQEVAPRRRSVLARLAARARAEGRASEAELYEMLLQSELA from the coding sequence ATGGCTGCTGGACAGAGGCGCGGCCGGTCGGCGCGCGCGCTGGGCCTTGCGCCGTCGATCCGCGCGCTCGCGCCCGGCGGCGGCGCGGCCCCGCGCCCGCCCGACGACCGTCCCGTCCTCCGGCTCGCCGTCAGCAAGGGCGCGCTCGCCATCGAGCTCGGGGAGCCGTTCGCGCTCGGTCCGCTCCGCGTCACCGAGCTCGTGGTGCGGCTCGCCGGGATCCGGTTCCCCGTCGACCTCTCCGGCGGCGTGGCGCGCTTCCGGCACCGGCGCGGCCAGCTCGTCCGGCTCTCCGTCGAGGCGCAGGGGACCGAGCTCGCCGGCTGGGCCGCGCCGCGGCTCCGAGGCCTCCTCGGCGACGGCGCGCCGCAGCTCATCATCGCGCCCATCGAGGACGGCGCGCTGGTCGCGCTGCGATCCGGCGAGGCGGCGCTCGCGTTCGACGTCGCCGTGGCCCCGGCGGAGCGCGCGCTCAGGCTCCTGCCGGAGCGCGCCCGCGGCATCGGCCTCGCCGCCCCGCCGCACGCGCTCGCGCTCCAGGCGCTGTCGATGATGGCGGGCGCGCACGGGCGCCTCGTCGAGGGCGCGATCGTTCTGGACGCCGCGGTCGAGCGGATCGTCCGCCTGCTCCTGCCCGCGGCGGGCGCGAGGGCGCCCGCGGTGGAGGGGGTGCAGTGGGCCGTGGTCAGCGCGGAGGCCGGCCGCTTCTGCGCCGAGGGCGCGCTGGGCGCGGCGCCTCCCGCGCTTGGCGACCGCGCGCTCAGGGCGCTCGAGGTGGCCGAGCTCGCAGGCGCCGCCGACGAGCTCGCGTCCGCGGGCGGGCTCGACGAGGCGCGCCGCGCCTACCTCGCCGCGCTGGAGCGCGCCCCGCGGCACCCCGAGATCTCCTCGCGCCTCGCCTGGCTCGACCTCGTGATCGGCGAGCGCGCCGAGGGGGCCCTCTCGACCGTCGTCGACGCCATGCCCGCCGTGGACGCCGGCCTCCTCGGCGGCGCGCTCCTCGAGGCGGTCGGCGATCGCGACGGCGCGTTCTCCGCGCTCGCCCGCGCCGCGCACGCCGAGCCTTACGGCCCGCTCGCCGCGCTCGCATGGCTGCGCGCGGCGGCGCTCGCGGACGCTGTCGACGTGCGCCTCGACGCGCTGAACCTCGGCGTCGCGCGCGCGCCCGGGATCGAGGCGCTGCGGTGGGCGCGGCTCGACGCGCGGCTCGACGTCGCGGACGTGCGCGGCGCGCTCGCGGACGCCGAGCACCTCGAGGCCTCCGCGCGCGGCGCCGAGGCGCGCCACGCCGTGTCTCGCAGGGCCGCGGAGGCGTTCCTCGCGCGGGGCGACGTCGCCGACGCGCGGGTGCTCTTCGAGCGGGCGCTGCGCTACGCGCCGGAGAGCCCCGACGTCGTCGCGGGCCTGGCGCGCTCGCTGCGGGCCGCCGGGGAGGGGAGGCGCGCGCTCGACCTCCTCGCCCGGGCGCGCGCCCTCGCCGCGCGCAGCGGCGCGCCCGCGTGCGCGCTCGACCTGGAGCTCGGCCGCGGCCTCGCGGAGATCGCGGGGGATCTGCCGGCGGCGATCGCGCGCGTGCGGGGCGTCCCGCCCGGCGTGCCGGAGGCGCTGGAGGCGCGGCTGCTCGAGGGCCGCTGGTGCGCCGGGCTCGGCGATCTCGGCGGAGCGTCGGTCGCGCTCGGGCGGCTGCGCGACGCGGTGGAGCTCGCCCTCCAGGGCCGCGCCGACGACGCGGGCCCCGCTCGCGCGAGGGGAGCGCCGTTCGGCGACGGCGCCGCCGCCGTCGCGGCCCTGCTCGCCGAGGCCGCCGAGATCGAGGAGCGATCCCGGGGGGATCTCCTCGCGGCGCAGCGCCACCTGGGCCTCGCGCTGCGCCTCCGGCCGCGCGATCCGGGCATCACCGCCGCGTTCCGCCGCGTCTCCGGCGAGATCGCGCGGCCGATCGCGCCTGCCCCGGCGGCGCCCCCTGTCCCGGTCCAGCGGCCCAGCGCGGCCGAGCAGCGGATCGAGGTCCACGTCGCCGCCCCGCGCCGGCGCACGCTCCCGCCCGAGCCCGTGGTGGTCGCCCCGGCGCCGAACAAGCCTCCCCCTGGCCCCCGCGCGCCGGCCGCCCCGCCCAAGGCCGCGCCGGTCGACCCCGGGATCATCGACGAGATGCCCACGCTCGATGGTACCGACACGTCGACCGACCTGACGGCGCCCATCCCCAGCAGCGTCACGCTGGCGGAGGGGCAGGTGCCGCTGGCCCGCGCGTTCGGCGTCGACGACGAGCTCCTGGCCGAGCGGCTCGCCGATCGGCTCCGCGCAGATCCCGCCGATCAGGCGGTGGCGATGGCGCTCGCCGATGCGCTCGAGCGGCTCGGTCGCGATCTCGATCTCCTCGCCCTGCTCTCGGCGCGGATGGAGGAGGGGGACGCCGCCGTCCGCCAGGAGGTCGCGCCGCGGCGACGCAGCGTGCTCGCGCGGCTCGCCGCGAGGGCGCGGGCCGAGGGGCGCGCCTCGGAGGCGGAGCTCTACGAGATGCTGCTCCAGAGCGAGCTCGCCTGA
- a CDS encoding sensor histidine kinase: protein MSPAASPASPGAEAGAPRDHAEAGPSRDARLSTPAMLLPSGAPAGAEAPLASRLTWLIALRLAVLTVFLVVTAAVYLGGFTPGSFSSNVALVTVATAYGVSGIYAVFLRMNRALRAIARAQLVTDQITWTALVYITGGASSGATSLYGLTCLTGAILLGLPGAIVAAASGAAAYLVLCAALGLHLVGVPPDQPAGAYATQWGELRYPMFVNLLAIVVVTLLASYLAERLRATGGRLVQATARAEQAERLAALGRLAAGLAHEIRNPLGSIAGSIELLRTGGTLSDEDRKLCEIIERETARLNDLVGDMLDLSRPRVPTLEGVDLSATARDVVVLAGRSGRGVDVEVRFDGPSSAPVTADAAQMRQVVWNLVRNAIQASSAGAVVTVRLWRDASAWLLEIRDQGRGIPAGARDRLFDAFFTTRTHGMGIGLAVVKRILDDHGFAIEVDSREGEGTAFRVRIPDRPSDAGHAERLAVAAELAPRSRPAG, encoded by the coding sequence ATGTCGCCCGCGGCCTCCCCGGCGAGCCCGGGCGCCGAGGCCGGGGCGCCGCGAGATCACGCCGAGGCCGGGCCGTCGCGCGACGCCCGCCTCTCGACGCCGGCGATGCTGCTCCCGTCCGGCGCTCCCGCCGGCGCCGAGGCGCCGCTCGCGAGCCGGCTCACCTGGCTCATCGCGCTGCGCCTCGCGGTGCTCACGGTCTTCCTCGTCGTGACCGCGGCGGTGTACCTCGGCGGCTTCACCCCCGGGAGCTTCTCCAGCAACGTCGCGCTGGTCACGGTCGCCACCGCGTACGGCGTCTCCGGCATCTACGCCGTGTTCCTGCGCATGAACCGCGCCCTCCGGGCGATCGCGCGGGCGCAGCTCGTGACCGATCAGATCACCTGGACCGCGCTCGTGTACATCACCGGCGGGGCCTCGAGCGGCGCGACGTCGCTCTACGGCCTCACCTGCCTCACGGGGGCGATCCTCCTCGGGCTCCCCGGCGCCATCGTCGCCGCGGCGTCGGGGGCGGCGGCGTACCTCGTCCTGTGCGCGGCGCTCGGGCTGCACCTCGTCGGGGTGCCGCCGGACCAGCCCGCCGGGGCGTACGCGACGCAGTGGGGCGAGCTGCGGTACCCCATGTTCGTCAACCTGCTCGCGATCGTGGTGGTCACGCTGCTCGCGAGCTACCTGGCGGAGCGGCTGCGCGCGACGGGCGGCCGGCTCGTGCAGGCCACCGCGCGGGCGGAGCAGGCCGAGCGGCTCGCGGCGCTGGGCCGCCTCGCCGCGGGGCTGGCCCACGAGATCAGGAACCCGCTCGGCTCGATCGCCGGATCCATCGAGCTCCTCCGCACGGGCGGCACGCTCTCCGACGAGGACCGCAAGCTCTGCGAGATCATCGAGCGCGAGACCGCGCGCCTCAACGACCTCGTGGGCGACATGCTCGATCTGTCGCGCCCGCGGGTGCCCACGCTCGAGGGCGTGGACCTCTCGGCGACGGCGCGCGACGTCGTCGTGCTCGCGGGGCGCTCGGGCCGCGGCGTCGACGTCGAGGTCCGCTTCGATGGGCCGTCGTCCGCGCCCGTGACCGCCGACGCAGCCCAGATGCGCCAGGTCGTCTGGAACCTCGTGCGGAACGCGATCCAGGCGAGCTCCGCGGGCGCCGTCGTGACCGTGCGCCTCTGGCGCGACGCGAGCGCGTGGCTCCTGGAGATCCGCGACCAGGGGCGAGGCATCCCCGCGGGCGCCCGCGATCGCCTCTTCGACGCGTTCTTCACGACCCGCACGCACGGCATGGGCATCGGCCTGGCCGTGGTGAAGCGGATCCTCGACGACCACGGCTTCGCGATCGAGGTGGACAGCCGCGAGGGCGAGGGCACCGCGTTCCGGGTGAGGATCCCGGATCGGCCATCCGACGCAGGCCACGCCGAGCGCCTCGCCGTCGCCGCGGAGCTCGCCCCACGATCGCGCCCGGCGGGCTGA